One genomic region from Cellulomonas fengjieae encodes:
- a CDS encoding ABC-F family ATP-binding cassette domain-containing protein: MTATVQAKGVGAGFGDRELFSGVDLVVAPGDVVGLVGPNGAGKSTLLQILGGRRQPDTGSVSVSPAHAQLGYLAQEIERVDGESVRAHLERRTGVADAQRELDRAADAFGAGEEGADDVYAEALERWLALGGADLEARLGTVADDLGLTVDLDHPMTALSGGQAARVGLAALLLSRYDLYLLDEPTNDLDAAGLDLLEDFVVRSEAAIVVVSHDREFLSRTVTAVVEIDRSLQRVSTYGGSYDSYLEERSIARRRAREAYEGYASRLDALNARARMQRAWMEKGVRNARRKASDNDKFVKHHRGETSEKQAAKARQTDKMIARLDVIEEPRKEWQLQMSIATAARSGAIVAVARNAVLTRGEFTLGPVDLQLAWKDRVAVTGPNGAGKSTLLALLLGRLEPTSGTVDLGSGVLVGEVDQARRAFEGDEPLVDAFSREVPDWPTADVRTLLAKFGLGGHHIHRPASSQSPGERTRAALALLQARGVNLLVLDEPTNHLDLPAIEQLESALDSFEGTILLVTHDRRMLDTVRLTRRWHVEDGQVTEVTAD; encoded by the coding sequence ATGACCGCAACCGTTCAGGCCAAGGGTGTCGGGGCCGGCTTCGGCGATCGTGAGCTGTTCTCCGGTGTCGACCTCGTCGTCGCGCCCGGCGACGTCGTCGGCCTCGTCGGGCCCAACGGCGCCGGCAAGTCGACGCTCCTGCAGATCCTCGGCGGCCGCCGCCAGCCCGACACGGGCAGCGTCTCTGTGTCACCGGCGCACGCGCAGCTGGGCTACCTGGCGCAGGAGATCGAGCGCGTCGACGGCGAGTCCGTGCGGGCGCACCTGGAGCGCCGGACCGGCGTGGCCGACGCGCAGCGCGAGCTCGACCGGGCCGCCGACGCGTTCGGCGCCGGCGAGGAGGGAGCCGACGACGTCTACGCCGAGGCGCTCGAACGCTGGCTCGCGCTCGGTGGCGCCGACCTCGAGGCGCGGCTCGGCACGGTGGCCGACGACCTCGGGCTGACCGTCGACCTCGACCACCCGATGACCGCGCTGTCCGGCGGGCAGGCGGCGCGCGTGGGTCTGGCGGCGCTGCTCCTCTCGCGGTACGACCTGTACCTGCTGGACGAGCCGACCAACGACCTGGACGCGGCCGGCCTGGACCTGCTGGAGGATTTCGTCGTGCGGTCGGAGGCCGCCATCGTGGTCGTCAGCCACGACCGCGAGTTCCTGAGCCGCACGGTCACGGCCGTCGTCGAGATCGACCGCAGCCTGCAGCGCGTCTCCACCTACGGCGGCAGCTACGACTCGTACCTGGAGGAGCGCTCGATCGCCCGGCGCCGGGCGCGCGAGGCGTACGAGGGCTACGCGTCGCGGCTCGACGCCCTGAACGCCCGCGCCCGCATGCAGCGCGCGTGGATGGAGAAGGGTGTCCGCAACGCCCGCCGGAAGGCCTCCGACAACGACAAGTTCGTGAAGCACCACCGCGGCGAGACGTCCGAGAAGCAGGCCGCGAAGGCCCGGCAGACCGACAAGATGATCGCCCGCCTGGACGTGATCGAGGAGCCGCGCAAGGAGTGGCAGCTCCAGATGAGCATCGCCACGGCCGCTCGGTCGGGTGCGATCGTCGCGGTCGCGCGCAACGCGGTGCTGACCCGTGGCGAGTTCACGCTCGGGCCGGTCGACCTCCAGCTGGCCTGGAAGGACCGCGTCGCGGTCACCGGGCCCAACGGCGCCGGCAAGTCCACGCTGCTCGCCCTGCTGCTGGGCCGCCTGGAGCCGACGTCCGGCACGGTGGACCTCGGGTCCGGCGTGCTCGTCGGCGAGGTGGACCAGGCGCGGCGCGCGTTCGAGGGCGACGAGCCCCTGGTCGACGCGTTCTCCCGGGAGGTCCCCGACTGGCCGACCGCCGACGTCCGCACGCTGCTGGCCAAGTTCGGCCTCGGCGGGCACCACATCCACCGGCCGGCGTCCTCGCAGTCGCCCGGTGAGCGGACCCGCGCGGCCCTCGCGCTGCTGCAGGCCCGCGGCGTCAACCTGCTGGTCCTCGACGAGCCGACCAACCACCTGGACCTGCCGGCGATCGAGCAGCTGGAGTCCGCGCTGGACAGCTTCGAGGGGACGATCCTGCTGGTCACGCACGACCGCCGGATGCTGGACACCGTCCGGCTGACCCGCCGCTGGCACGTCGAGGACGGCCAGGTCACCGAGGTGACCGCGGACTGA
- a CDS encoding Gfo/Idh/MocA family protein — protein MSQHAPIRFGVVGSGWRAEFFVRMARLMPERFQCVGVVTRAAERGAQVEREWGVPTVRTIEELVTAVGPTTDRPEFVVVSVPWPVTPEATAELVALGIPVLAETPPAPDVDGLRELWAEVGATGLVQVAEHSLSMPSHAARIAVVDHGLIGTPTSVQVSSTHLYHAVGLMRRLLGAGRGDVDVRASVFTAPLVGPRGRDGWTGATEAVDAWNILATLDFGHGRSALYDFTDNQWHNPLRTNRIVIRGSHGEIVDDTVTRWVDERTVLSSPIVRRVSGIEQNLDGFDLEHLSHDGRVVYRNRFEGARLADDDIAVASLIDAMGSWVRGDGPPPYPLADGCQDHLLGLAIEEAGRTGATVRAAREAWADA, from the coding sequence ATGAGCCAGCACGCACCCATCAGGTTCGGCGTGGTCGGCAGCGGCTGGCGGGCGGAGTTCTTCGTCCGCATGGCACGGCTGATGCCCGAGCGGTTCCAGTGCGTCGGCGTGGTGACGCGCGCGGCGGAGCGCGGTGCGCAGGTGGAGCGCGAGTGGGGCGTGCCGACGGTCCGCACCATCGAGGAGCTGGTCACCGCCGTCGGACCGACCACGGACCGCCCGGAGTTCGTCGTCGTCTCCGTCCCGTGGCCCGTGACGCCCGAGGCGACCGCAGAGCTGGTGGCGCTCGGCATCCCGGTGCTGGCCGAGACCCCGCCGGCGCCCGACGTGGATGGTCTGCGCGAGCTGTGGGCCGAGGTCGGCGCGACCGGGCTCGTGCAGGTGGCCGAGCACAGCCTGTCGATGCCGTCGCACGCGGCGCGGATCGCGGTGGTCGACCACGGCCTGATCGGGACGCCCACGAGCGTGCAGGTCTCCTCGACGCACCTGTACCACGCGGTGGGGCTCATGCGCCGGCTGCTCGGGGCCGGACGCGGTGACGTCGACGTGCGTGCCTCGGTGTTCACGGCCCCGCTCGTCGGCCCCCGCGGACGCGACGGCTGGACCGGCGCGACCGAGGCGGTGGACGCCTGGAACATCCTCGCGACGCTGGACTTCGGCCACGGCCGCAGCGCGCTCTACGACTTCACCGACAACCAGTGGCACAACCCGCTGCGCACCAACCGCATCGTCATCCGTGGCTCGCACGGCGAGATCGTCGACGACACGGTGACGCGCTGGGTGGACGAGCGCACGGTCCTCAGCTCGCCGATCGTGCGTCGGGTCAGCGGGATCGAGCAGAACCTGGACGGGTTCGACCTGGAGCACCTGAGCCACGACGGACGGGTCGTGTACCGGAACCGGTTCGAGGGGGCGCGGCTGGCCGACGACGACATCGCCGTCGCGTCGTTGATCGACGCCATGGGCTCCTGGGTGCGCGGCGACGGCCCGCCGCCGTACCCGCTCGCGGACGGCTGCCAGGACCACCTGCTGGGCCTCGCGATCGAGGAGGCGGGCCGCACCGGCGCGACGGTCCGCGCGGCACGGGAGGCCTGGGCGGACGCGTAG
- a CDS encoding TIGR03557 family F420-dependent LLM class oxidoreductase yields the protein MTRFGYTLMTEQSGPKDLVRYAIAAERLGFDFEVSSDHYFPWLDAQGHAPHAWTLLGAVAQATERVELMTYVTCPTIRYHPAVVAQKAATLGVLSDGRFQLNVGAGENLNEHVVGERWPAVAERHDMLEEAVEIIRELLTGDRVNYTGDFFQVDSAKVWDLPDEPIQIGAAISGPASIQRFSQLVDHLVAVEPDADAIQAWDDARGHALPVSRKIGQIPISWDPDEDAAIARAHEQFRWFAGGWKVNADLPTTEAFEAASQFVRPEDVADQIPCGPDLDAVVEAVSAYWEAGFTDIALVQVGDERQEEFLSTAAGPLLEKLRAAAPSD from the coding sequence GTGACCCGTTTCGGCTACACCCTCATGACCGAGCAGTCCGGACCGAAGGACCTGGTCCGGTACGCGATCGCCGCCGAGCGCCTCGGGTTCGACTTCGAGGTGTCCAGCGACCACTACTTCCCCTGGCTCGACGCCCAGGGTCATGCGCCGCACGCGTGGACGCTGCTGGGTGCCGTCGCCCAGGCGACCGAGCGCGTGGAGCTCATGACCTACGTGACCTGCCCGACCATCCGGTACCACCCAGCCGTCGTCGCGCAGAAGGCCGCGACGCTCGGGGTGCTCTCCGACGGTCGGTTCCAGCTCAACGTCGGCGCGGGGGAGAACCTCAACGAGCACGTCGTCGGTGAGCGCTGGCCCGCGGTCGCGGAGCGTCACGACATGCTCGAGGAGGCCGTCGAGATCATCCGCGAGCTGCTCACCGGCGACCGCGTGAACTACACGGGCGACTTCTTCCAGGTGGACTCCGCCAAGGTGTGGGACCTGCCCGACGAGCCGATCCAGATCGGTGCGGCGATCTCCGGCCCGGCCTCGATCCAGCGGTTCTCCCAGCTGGTGGACCACCTGGTGGCCGTCGAGCCCGACGCCGACGCGATCCAGGCCTGGGACGACGCGCGCGGCCACGCGCTGCCGGTGTCGCGCAAGATCGGCCAGATCCCGATCAGCTGGGACCCCGACGAGGACGCCGCGATCGCCCGGGCGCACGAGCAGTTCCGCTGGTTCGCGGGCGGCTGGAAGGTCAACGCCGACCTGCCGACGACGGAGGCGTTCGAGGCCGCGAGCCAGTTCGTGCGACCCGAGGACGTCGCCGACCAGATCCCCTGCGGGCCGGACCTGGACGCCGTCGTCGAGGCGGTCTCCGCGTACTGGGAGGCGGGGTTCACCGACATCGCGCTCGTGCAGGTCGGCGACGAGCGCCAGGAGGAGTTCCTGTCGACGGCCGCCGGTCCGCTGCTCGAGAAGCTCCGCGCCGCAGCACCCAGCGACTGA
- a CDS encoding response regulator, whose product MTDVRVLLADDHGAIRAGLRLMLESADGITVVGEASDGAVAVANARALRPDVVLMDIRMPGMDGIEATRAIVSEGLADVLALTTFDLDEYVRGVLAAGAVGFLLKTVGAAELVDAVRRVAAGDGVLAPEVTRRLLADLVAAQVRPRAPTAGLDELTPRERDVLACLGAGMSNAEIGRALDITEATTKTHVTRVLAKLGCDSRLQAALLAVDAGVVRD is encoded by the coding sequence GTGACCGACGTGCGAGTCCTGCTGGCCGACGACCACGGCGCCATCCGGGCGGGCCTGCGGCTCATGCTCGAGAGCGCCGACGGGATCACCGTGGTGGGCGAGGCGTCCGACGGCGCCGTGGCCGTGGCGAACGCCCGCGCGCTGCGGCCCGACGTGGTGCTCATGGACATCCGGATGCCCGGCATGGACGGCATCGAGGCCACCCGGGCGATCGTCTCCGAGGGCCTCGCCGACGTGCTCGCCCTGACCACCTTCGACCTCGACGAGTACGTGCGTGGCGTGCTGGCGGCCGGCGCCGTCGGGTTCCTGCTCAAGACCGTCGGGGCCGCCGAGCTGGTCGACGCCGTCCGGCGCGTCGCCGCCGGGGACGGCGTGCTGGCCCCCGAGGTGACCCGCCGCCTGCTCGCCGACCTCGTCGCCGCGCAGGTGAGGCCACGCGCGCCCACGGCCGGGCTCGACGAGCTCACCCCCCGCGAGCGCGACGTGCTCGCCTGCCTGGGCGCCGGGATGTCGAACGCCGAGATCGGCCGGGCGCTGGACATCACGGAGGCCACGACGAAGACGCACGTCACGCGCGTGCTCGCCAAGCTCGGCTGCGACTCGCGCCTGCAGGCAGCCCTGCTGGCGGTCGACGCGGGCGTGGTCCGGGACTGA
- a CDS encoding sensor histidine kinase, which produces MGRLRAAMQDDRVVAASLVLLGVVLAMLGLSGNPPATLTGTAIDRYAVWWHLLILVASASMLLAKRKHPVLTVVVVAVLSAVDGYLGGGIAIFVVLFDALYTAALVTGPVVRRRIIWVVAIVSVGGPVALVVAGGALRDAVVLFLQAVALYGTPLWWASDVRQRTELAELESRRADLERERADLAREVAADAIRIAELDLESAIREERARMARDLHDVVAGHLSAVAIHTAATLSAPADTERDRATLRTVRAGALDALSEMRSMILVLRGRPDPVTAPAGLARLDALVAAARSTGQEVAVVGTAPTPLPAATDHAAFRIVQESLTNAARHAPGAPVEIAVGGQERVEVVVTNALKPSRATPPLSAATGLLVMRERAEALGGTLAAGPSDGRWVVRATLPKVVS; this is translated from the coding sequence ATGGGACGACTGCGCGCCGCGATGCAGGACGACCGCGTGGTCGCCGCCTCGCTGGTCCTGCTCGGCGTCGTCCTGGCGATGCTGGGCCTGTCCGGTAACCCGCCCGCGACCCTCACCGGAACCGCGATCGACCGCTACGCCGTCTGGTGGCACCTGCTGATCCTGGTGGCGTCGGCGTCGATGCTCCTGGCCAAGCGGAAGCACCCCGTGCTGACCGTGGTCGTCGTGGCGGTGCTCTCCGCGGTCGACGGGTACCTCGGCGGCGGCATCGCGATCTTCGTCGTGCTGTTCGACGCCCTGTACACCGCTGCTCTGGTCACCGGCCCGGTCGTGCGGCGCCGGATCATCTGGGTGGTGGCGATCGTCAGCGTCGGTGGGCCGGTCGCCCTCGTCGTGGCCGGGGGCGCGCTCCGGGATGCCGTGGTGCTGTTCCTGCAGGCGGTCGCGCTGTACGGCACGCCCCTGTGGTGGGCCTCGGACGTGCGGCAGCGCACCGAGCTGGCGGAGCTCGAGAGCCGGCGCGCCGACCTGGAGCGGGAGCGTGCCGACCTGGCTCGCGAGGTGGCCGCCGACGCGATCCGCATCGCCGAGCTCGATCTGGAGTCGGCGATCCGCGAGGAGCGGGCGCGGATGGCACGGGACCTGCACGACGTCGTCGCGGGGCACCTGTCGGCGGTCGCGATCCACACCGCGGCCACCCTGTCCGCGCCGGCCGACACCGAACGCGACCGGGCCACCCTGCGCACCGTCCGCGCAGGTGCGCTGGACGCGCTGTCGGAGATGCGCTCGATGATCCTGGTGCTGCGCGGCCGGCCCGACCCCGTCACGGCGCCCGCCGGCCTGGCCCGCCTCGACGCCCTGGTCGCCGCCGCGCGGTCCACCGGGCAGGAGGTCGCGGTGGTCGGCACCGCCCCGACCCCCCTGCCGGCCGCGACCGACCACGCCGCCTTCCGGATCGTGCAGGAGTCGCTGACCAACGCCGCCCGGCACGCCCCGGGAGCCCCGGTGGAGATCGCCGTGGGCGGGCAGGAGCGTGTGGAGGTCGTCGTGACCAACGCCCTGAAGCCGTCCCGTGCCACCCCTCCGCTGAGCGCCGCCACCGGCCTGCTCGTCATGCGGGAGCGTGCCGAGGCGCTGGGCGGGACGCTCGCCGCCGGACCGTCGGACGGCCGGTGGGTCGTGCGGGCCACGTTGCCGAAGGTGGTCTCGTGA
- a CDS encoding ATP-binding protein: protein MYAETAVSPALSAIAPARHWARDRLAEAGVDDGHLDLLVLLVSELVTNAVAHADPPVVLRVHVDDERTRVEVTDGAREVPVVRDPPATALGGRGVMFIDRLASSWGTCEEEGEAAKAVWFEMRHADVDEVRRVSES, encoded by the coding sequence ATGTATGCCGAGACGGCCGTATCGCCCGCACTCTCCGCGATAGCGCCTGCGCGCCACTGGGCCCGCGACCGCCTCGCCGAGGCGGGAGTCGACGACGGCCACCTCGACCTGCTGGTCCTGCTGGTGAGCGAGCTCGTGACCAACGCCGTCGCGCACGCCGACCCGCCCGTGGTGCTGCGCGTGCACGTCGACGACGAGCGGACTCGCGTCGAGGTCACCGACGGCGCCCGTGAGGTGCCTGTGGTGCGCGACCCCCCGGCCACCGCCCTCGGCGGTCGCGGCGTGATGTTCATCGACCGTCTGGCCAGCAGCTGGGGCACGTGCGAGGAGGAGGGCGAGGCGGCCAAGGCGGTCTGGTTCGAGATGCGCCACGCGGACGTCGACGAGGTCCGCCGGGTCAGCGAGAGCTGA
- a CDS encoding VIT1/CCC1 transporter family protein — translation MQTTPSARHTPSRSQVRRWRQYLADERAEGDVYRDIASRRTGEEREILLALAEAERRHEQHWLDLLGDDVGRPRSGDLRTRLLGALARRFGSVFVLALAQRAEARSGYDDDADATASMAADEAIHEEVVRGLATRGRNRISGTFRAAVFGANDGLVSNLALVLGIGASGASNATVLLTGLAGLLAGALSMGAGEYVSVRSQRELLEASRPGPAARAALPYLDVDANELALVYRARGMDARAAQAHADEVLGSLGDPDAVHEAEAVDEHESVGTAFGAAAASFCFFASGAAIPVLPYLLGAEGLTAVAWASGLVGLALLATGATVGVLSGGSPAKRALRQLAIGYGAAGATYLLGLAFGATV, via the coding sequence GTGCAGACCACACCGAGCGCGCGCCACACCCCGTCGCGGAGCCAGGTCCGTCGGTGGCGGCAGTACCTCGCCGACGAGCGGGCCGAGGGTGACGTCTACCGCGACATCGCGTCCCGGCGCACCGGGGAGGAGCGCGAGATCCTGCTCGCGCTCGCCGAGGCCGAGCGCCGGCACGAGCAGCACTGGCTGGACCTGCTGGGCGACGATGTCGGCCGGCCGCGCAGCGGAGACCTGCGGACCCGCCTCCTGGGCGCGCTCGCCCGACGGTTCGGGTCGGTCTTCGTCCTCGCCCTGGCGCAGCGCGCGGAGGCGCGGTCCGGGTACGACGACGACGCCGATGCGACGGCGTCGATGGCGGCCGACGAGGCCATCCACGAGGAGGTCGTCCGCGGCCTGGCCACCCGGGGGCGCAACCGGATCTCGGGGACGTTCCGCGCCGCCGTGTTCGGTGCCAACGACGGGCTGGTCAGCAACCTCGCGCTGGTCCTCGGCATCGGGGCGAGCGGCGCGTCCAACGCCACCGTGCTGCTCACCGGGCTGGCCGGGCTGCTGGCAGGCGCGCTGTCGATGGGTGCCGGGGAGTACGTGTCGGTGCGCTCGCAGCGCGAGCTGCTCGAGGCGTCCCGGCCCGGTCCGGCCGCCCGGGCGGCCCTGCCGTACCTGGACGTGGACGCCAACGAGCTGGCCCTCGTCTACCGGGCGCGCGGCATGGATGCCCGGGCGGCGCAGGCCCACGCCGACGAGGTGCTCGGCTCGCTGGGCGACCCCGACGCCGTGCACGAGGCGGAGGCCGTCGACGAGCACGAGTCCGTCGGTACCGCGTTCGGCGCGGCGGCCGCCAGCTTCTGCTTCTTCGCGTCCGGTGCGGCGATCCCCGTCCTGCCGTACCTGCTCGGTGCCGAGGGCCTGACGGCCGTGGCGTGGGCGTCGGGGTTGGTGGGCCTCGCGCTGCTGGCCACGGGGGCGACGGTCGGGGTGCTGTCGGGCGGGTCGCCGGCCAAGCGTGCCCTGCGTCAGCTGGCCATCGGCTACGGCGCCGCCGGTGCCACCTACCTGCTCGGCCTCGCCTTCGGGGCGACCGTGTGA
- a CDS encoding ABC transporter ATP-binding protein codes for MTSCERDALRGDDLTLGYHGTVVVTSAGLRLQPGQVTALIGPNGSGKSTLLRALARLHTPTSGYVSLPDVPDVHTLSAKDFACRVTLLSQSRPTPSGVSVRDVVGYGRHPYRGRWRQNDADGPRAIAWAMRVTGVETMAERGVDELSGGELQRVWLATCLAQDTRVLLLDEPTTYLDLRYQVEILDLVRDLADDHGVAVGVVLHDLDQAASVADHVVLLRRGEVVGSGTPHEVLTAEALSQTYGIRIDVQHDEATGRVHTRPVGKHTHRAHLTTV; via the coding sequence GTGACCTCCTGCGAGCGCGACGCCCTGCGCGGCGACGACCTCACCCTCGGCTACCACGGCACCGTCGTCGTGACGTCGGCGGGCCTGCGGCTGCAACCGGGCCAGGTCACCGCGCTCATCGGCCCCAACGGGTCCGGCAAGTCGACCCTGCTGCGTGCGCTCGCCCGGCTGCACACCCCCACGTCGGGGTACGTCAGCCTGCCCGACGTCCCGGACGTCCACACCCTGTCCGCCAAGGACTTCGCCTGCCGGGTGACGCTGCTGTCGCAGTCGCGGCCGACCCCGTCGGGCGTCAGCGTGCGGGACGTCGTCGGCTACGGCCGGCACCCGTACCGCGGCCGGTGGCGGCAGAACGACGCCGACGGTCCGCGCGCGATCGCCTGGGCCATGCGGGTCACCGGCGTCGAGACGATGGCCGAGCGCGGGGTCGACGAGCTGTCCGGCGGCGAGCTGCAGCGCGTCTGGCTCGCCACGTGCCTCGCCCAGGACACCCGGGTGCTCCTGCTCGACGAGCCCACCACCTACCTCGACCTGCGCTACCAGGTGGAGATCCTCGACCTGGTGCGCGACCTGGCCGACGACCACGGCGTGGCCGTCGGCGTCGTGCTGCACGACCTCGACCAGGCCGCCTCCGTCGCCGACCACGTGGTGCTGCTGCGCCGCGGCGAGGTGGTCGGGTCCGGCACGCCGCACGAGGTGCTCACCGCCGAGGCGCTCTCGCAGACCTACGGCATCCGGATCGACGTGCAGCACGACGAGGCCACCGGTCGTGTGCACACCCGCCCCGTCGGCAAGCACACGCACCGCGCCCACCTGACCACCGTCTAG
- a CDS encoding ABC transporter substrate-binding protein: MRKTALPALLAAAALLLTACGTTEDAAEAAPADTAAAGGPITITDDRGTVELDAPATKVVSLEWGLTENLLTLGITPVGAADVKGYNTWDTSVPLDESTPDVGFRGEPSLDAISALEPDLVVTTTDLPAEVIEQIEAEYPVIALRGSDASDPIGKMRSTIEILGEATGTSDAAQAALDEFDAKVEDAKGQLDEAGVAGASFTMADGWLSDGAVSIRMYTPGSFLGAVADEIGLTNAWTGEGDPDYGLAQTDVEGLTELGDVHFLYVGNDTEGGDPFKDGLTGNAIWEQLPFVVAGKTTRLPDGIWMFGGPESAAVFIDATVAALTA, encoded by the coding sequence GTGCGCAAGACAGCCCTTCCCGCCCTCCTGGCCGCAGCCGCGCTGCTGCTGACGGCCTGCGGCACCACCGAGGACGCCGCCGAGGCGGCCCCCGCGGACACCGCAGCCGCCGGCGGGCCGATCACGATCACGGACGACCGCGGCACCGTCGAGCTCGACGCACCCGCCACCAAGGTCGTCTCCCTGGAGTGGGGCCTGACGGAGAACCTGCTCACGCTCGGGATCACCCCGGTCGGGGCCGCCGACGTCAAGGGCTACAACACGTGGGACACGTCCGTGCCGCTCGACGAGTCGACGCCCGACGTCGGCTTCCGCGGCGAGCCGTCGCTGGACGCCATCTCCGCCCTCGAGCCGGACCTCGTGGTCACCACCACTGACCTGCCGGCCGAGGTCATCGAGCAGATCGAGGCCGAGTACCCGGTCATCGCACTGCGCGGCTCGGACGCGTCCGACCCGATCGGCAAGATGCGCAGCACGATCGAGATCCTGGGCGAGGCCACCGGCACGTCCGACGCCGCGCAGGCCGCGCTCGACGAGTTCGACGCCAAGGTCGAGGACGCCAAGGGACAGCTGGACGAGGCCGGCGTCGCCGGTGCCTCCTTCACGATGGCCGACGGCTGGCTCTCGGACGGCGCCGTGTCCATCCGCATGTACACGCCCGGCTCCTTCCTCGGCGCCGTCGCCGACGAGATCGGCCTGACGAACGCGTGGACCGGCGAGGGCGACCCCGACTACGGCCTGGCCCAGACCGACGTCGAGGGCTTGACCGAGCTCGGCGACGTCCACTTCCTCTACGTGGGCAACGACACCGAGGGTGGCGACCCGTTCAAGGACGGCCTGACCGGCAACGCGATCTGGGAGCAGCTGCCGTTCGTCGTCGCGGGCAAGACCACGCGCCTGCCCGACGGCATCTGGATGTTCGGCGGCCCGGAGTCGGCGGCCGTGTTCATCGACGCCACCGTCGCCGCCCTGACGGCCTGA